From the candidate division WOR-3 bacterium genome, one window contains:
- a CDS encoding tetratricopeptide repeat protein, translated as MDNDLKRIKERLERDPNSLLFAQYADLLRREGNIEEAIKVAEEGVKKHPEYATGFLVLGRCYSKKGEVEKAVENLEKAISLDKQSIIALQELSKLYIKTGEKEKARETLKKQLELDPLDRDAKRLLREIEEEEKEEDSVGTLSSFFEEELEEEKISGEEKEETEVEESSPDIEKELEEISEDLEFESVSKEEFELEGKSELEEEISEEETEEEEEGIPKEEVEEESLEEEEEWEEEEEVDEKRTSEEEELEEIEEEEEEEEEEEEEEEEEKEEEPKEEMDIGEIFGKSREKETEAVEEEFFELEEEAPEEVELKEIEEGPLGKVEEELSEEKEKRLRELAKIYEKHGFREKAINIYEKLYQATKNEEFKERIERIKSSKAEGILHLETEEEERGEESLFEELESEAPLDLEEEKLEKEEKRGEEEIDESFREWIEGLNGTSSE; from the coding sequence TTAAGAAGAGAAGGGAATATTGAAGAAGCCATAAAAGTTGCAGAGGAAGGTGTAAAAAAACATCCTGAATACGCTACTGGATTTTTAGTTTTAGGTAGGTGTTACAGTAAAAAGGGGGAAGTAGAAAAAGCAGTAGAAAATCTTGAAAAAGCTATAAGCCTTGACAAGCAAAGTATAATTGCTCTACAAGAATTAAGTAAACTTTATATAAAAACTGGGGAAAAGGAAAAGGCAAGAGAAACTCTTAAGAAGCAACTTGAGCTTGACCCTTTAGATAGAGATGCAAAAAGATTATTAAGGGAAATAGAAGAGGAAGAAAAAGAGGAAGATAGTGTGGGAACTCTTTCTTCTTTCTTTGAAGAAGAACTGGAAGAAGAAAAGATTTCTGGGGAAGAGAAAGAAGAAACTGAGGTTGAAGAAAGCTCTCCTGATATTGAAAAAGAGCTCGAGGAGATTTCTGAAGATTTAGAGTTTGAAAGTGTATCAAAAGAAGAATTTGAACTTGAGGGGAAAAGTGAGTTAGAAGAAGAAATTTCTGAAGAGGAAACGGAAGAAGAGGAAGAAGGAATTCCTAAAGAAGAAGTAGAAGAGGAATCTTTAGAAGAAGAGGAGGAATGGGAAGAGGAAGAAGAGGTTGATGAAAAAAGAACTTCCGAGGAGGAAGAGTTAGAGGAGATAGAGGAAGAGGAGGAGGAGGAAGAAGAAGAAGAAGAAGAAGAAGAAGAAGAAAAAGAAGAAGAGCCGAAAGAGGAGATGGATATTGGAGAAATTTTCGGTAAGAGTAGAGAGAAAGAGACTGAAGCGGTTGAAGAAGAATTTTTTGAATTGGAAGAGGAAGCCCCTGAGGAAGTAGAGTTAAAGGAGATAGAAGAAGGACCTCTTGGCAAAGTTGAAGAGGAGCTAAGCGAAGAGAAAGAAAAAAGACTTAGGGAACTCGCTAAGATATATGAAAAACATGGGTTTAGAGAAAAGGCAATAAATATATACGAGAAGCTTTATCAAGCCACTAAAAATGAAGAGTTTAAAGAAAGAATAGAAAGAATAAAGAGTTCTAAGGCAGAGGGGATTTTACATTTAGAAACTGAGGAAGAAGAGAGAGGAGAAGAAAGCCTTTTTGAGGAGTTGGAGAGTGAAGCTCCGTTAGATTTAGAAGAAGAAAAGTTAGAGAAAGAAGAGAAAAGAGGCGAGGAAGAAATAGACGAAAGTTTTCGTGAATGGATTGAAGGTTTAAACGGAACATCAAGTGAATGA
- a CDS encoding aminopeptidase P family protein yields the protein MNERIEKLQAQFEEEHIDSFLVTSKENIFYLTGFRGDAGILFITPRKVLLITDYRFQGEVVNNLGEVEVCLTRKGYIEELAKHRIVRRKKRVGFESKNISYSLYWEMREKLNWLKFKGFDSFVENLRMIKDKEEIKKIKKASDILDKAFVETLNYIKEGLSEKEIAIELEYRVRKYGGEKISFETIVASGYRSSIPHGVATDKKIKKGDFITIDFGTAYEGYNADMTRTTFLGEPKEKDKEIYETVYKAQELAIQSIKENIRAKDLDKIVRDFLSKNGFGEYFLHSLGHGVGLEVHEPPYISKKGNYSLKEGMVFTIEPGIYLPQYQGVRIEDTIALKDSKPIYLTETKRELIIL from the coding sequence GTGAATGAAAGGATAGAAAAGCTACAAGCCCAATTTGAAGAAGAACATATTGATAGTTTCCTTGTAACCTCAAAAGAAAATATTTTTTATTTGACTGGATTCAGAGGAGATGCTGGAATACTATTTATTACTCCAAGAAAAGTATTGTTAATCACTGATTACCGTTTTCAAGGGGAGGTCGTTAATAATTTAGGTGAAGTAGAAGTTTGTTTAACTAGGAAGGGTTATATAGAAGAATTAGCAAAACACCGAATTGTGAGGAGAAAAAAGAGAGTAGGTTTTGAATCCAAAAACATTAGTTATAGTCTTTATTGGGAAATGAGAGAAAAATTAAATTGGTTAAAATTTAAGGGGTTTGATTCTTTTGTTGAAAATTTAAGGATGATAAAAGATAAAGAAGAGATAAAAAAAATAAAAAAGGCTTCAGATATATTAGATAAAGCTTTTGTTGAAACACTTAATTATATAAAAGAAGGTTTAAGCGAAAAAGAAATAGCGATTGAACTTGAATATAGAGTAAGAAAGTATGGGGGTGAAAAAATCTCATTTGAAACAATAGTAGCATCTGGATACCGTTCTTCAATTCCACATGGGGTGGCTACTGATAAAAAGATAAAAAAAGGAGATTTTATAACGATTGACTTTGGAACCGCATATGAGGGATATAACGCGGATATGACAAGAACGACTTTTCTTGGAGAACCAAAAGAGAAAGATAAAGAGATTTATGAAACAGTATATAAAGCTCAGGAATTGGCAATTCAATCGATAAAAGAGAATATAAGAGCTAAAGATTTAGATAAGATTGTGAGAGATTTCCTTTCTAAGAATGGTTTTGGAGAATATTTCTTGCATTCTTTAGGACATGGGGTAGGTCTTGAGGTTCATGAACCACCTTATATTTCTAAAAAAGGTAATTATTCCCTAAAAGAAGGAATGGTCTTTACAATAGAACCTGGAATTTATTTGCCTCAATATCAGGGAGTAAGAATAGAAGATACAATTGCTCTTAAGGATAGTAAACCTATATACTTGACAGAAACTAAAAGAGAATTAATTATTTTATAA